In Spirosoma pollinicola, the genomic window ACTTGGCCAACGTCAGACGCATTCGTCTGAAGAAACTCATTCAGGGCCGTCAAATCTAGTTCTTCGCCCGACCGAACAGCACGAGGCAAATCTGGAGTCATCATAAATCATTCAGCATTTTCTCTCTCTCCATCATCTGGCGGAATTGCCGCAACTCCCGTGCTTTCTGCTTAATATCTAATCCATATTTTTTCAGGATACTGATCGCCATGTTCTGTTTATGAACCTCATCGGCCCCATCCCAGATACGCGCTCCCCGTTCGTGGCGGTACATTGCCGATAGAACGGTATCATCTGTAACACCCAACGCTCCATGCACCTGAATGGCCCGGTCGAGAACGCGTAGAAATGCATTGGCAACATAGAATTTAATGGCAGATACGGCATCACGCACGTTGCTTACACCAACTGTGTCTATCATGTGGGCCGTGTTCAGCACATATAACCGACAGGCATCTATTTCGGCCCGGCTTTCGGAGATAAAATCCTGAATAAACTGCTTTTCGCCCAGCATGACGCCGTCTTCAATTTCGCGCGAAACAGCGCGTTTGCACATAAGGTCAAACGCTTTTTCGGCATTACCAACCCACCGCATGCAGTGATGAACGCGTCCAGGCCCAAGTCGCTCCTGAGCCAGCCGAAAGCCCATGCCTTCGCCCGCAATGACATTTGAGAGCGGCACCCGGCAATTTGTATAGGTCACTTCGGCATGGCTGAACCAGCCCTCACCCGCTTCGCCAAACACCGGAATGTTGCGCTCTATAGTGAAACCCGGTGTATCGGTAGGGACAATTATCATGCTGGCACGCTGATGGGGAACCGCGTCGGGATTAGTCACCGCCATCACCACCGCAAACGTCGACCCATCTGCCGATGAGGTGAACCATTTGCGGCCATTAATAACATAGTCATCGCCATCCCGTACAGCCAGTGTAGCCATGCGGGTGGGATTTGAACCGGCAAATTCGGGTTCGGTCATCGAAAAACAGGACCGGATTTCGCCCGCCATGAGTGGTTTTAAGTACCGCTCTTTCAACTCGCTGGATGCGAACTTGTGAAGCAGCTCGGTGTTGCCAATATCGGGAGCCTGACAGCCAAATACATAATGACCAAAAAAGGGCGCATGAGCCAGTGCTTCACTTATTTGCCCGAACTCGCAGAGGGTAAGGCCATGCCCGCCATCCTGTTCGGACAGATGCAACCCCCACAAACCAACAGCTTTTACAAGCGTTCGTTTCTGGTCAAGAACCGGTATCAGATCGGTTAGTTTATTATGAGAAAAGCCAACTTCGAGCGGAATCAATTCCGTTTCGACAAATTCGCGAACCCGTGCAAGCAACGGCCTGACGCGTTCGGTAGTGAAAATCGTATCCATAATATAATCTCGTATAGAGCTGGGCAAATTATGGTATTTTTTCACACCAAAATAGCACGTATCGAAAATGAGTTGACTTATTCACTTTTCATTCTTCACTGGCTTATTTGTCCAGTTCCGCACTTCGCCCCTGCAAGCCGCCTGTATGCACCGCCACAACGGTTGCACCCGCTGGAAAGTACCCTTTTCGGGCGAGGTCATAGATTCCGTAAAGCATTTTACCGGTGTAAACCTGCTCCAGCAATACGCCCGTTTTCTGTTCAAAGCCCCTGATGAAATTCAACAAGTCGGAGGTGGTTTTGGCGTACCCGCCGAAATGATAGTCATGTACCCGACAGCCTCTGGCTGTCGGCGGGAACAAGGTCGACAGCCAGAGGCTGTCGGGTACTTTCAACACAACAAAGCCCAGCACACTCGTCTGTGCTGAAGCCGATTGTGCCAACCCCGCCACAGTGCCGCCCGTTCCAACGGCACAACACACATAATCGGGCGCATAACCCAATTGGGTCGTTATTTCGAGAATGATTTCGGCAGTGCCTTTAATAGCTAGTTCATTCGTTCCGCCTTCGGGCACAATATAACAAGGCCCAATTCGAGCAGTCAACTCCGCAAGAAACGCTGGTGTTTCTTTTTGTCGATACGCTTCCCGACTCACGAAGTGCAACTGCATACCGCTCTGTTGGCAAAAAGTCAGCGTTTCGTTTAGTGGCTTTCCGGCTAGTTCATTCCCCCGCACAACGCCTATGGTTCGAAAACCAAACGTCTTGCCAGCCGCAGCCAGGGCAAAAAGGTGATTTGAATAAGCCCCGCCAAACGTCAGCAAGGTTGTAAACCCCTGTTCTCGAGCGGCAAGTAGGTTGTATTTTAGTTTGCGCCACTTGTTGCCCGATACCAACGGATGCAGCAAATCGTCACGCTTCAGCAACAAGTTGATGGCTACCGATTCAGGGAAGGGGTCGATGAGTGGCTCAAGTGGCGAGTTACTCACCAATTCGGCAAGTTGCCGGGCAAGTTCGCCCATAATGCGTATTTTTGTAAATTCATTACAAACCTATAAGCTTTTTGAGACCTTATAGGTTTTTTAGGTATAACAATGCTAGCGGAAACGGAAGACGAATTACCAGAAGACGACGAATTATACGAACACCACCGTATTGTGGTGGACAAAGGCCAAAGCCCGTTGCGCATTGATCGCTTCTTGATGGATCGATTGCAGAATGCCACGCGTACTAAACTTCAGGCCGCTATCGATGCAGAATCGGTACGTGTCAACGACAAACCGACCAAAGCCAGCTATAAAATCAGGCCGTTGGACATTATCACCGTTTCGCTTGCCCATCCCCCCCGCGAAACCGATGTCAAGCCCGAAAATATTCCCATCAACATTGTGTTTGAGGATGATGACCTGCTGGTAATCAATAAAGTAGCCGGTATGGTTGTTCACCCCGCTCATGGAAACTGGGACGGTACGCTGGTGAATGCACTTGTTTACCATTTCCAGAACCTGCCCACCTCGCGAAACGGCGAAATCAGGCCTGGTTTAGTCCACAGGATCGACAAAGATACATCGGGACTTATGGTAATTGCCAAAACGGAATTTGCCATGACCTACCTCGCCCGGCAATTCTTTGAGCACAGTATTGAACGCACTTACAATGCCCTTACCTGGGGTGTTCCGAATCCGCTGAATGGCACGATCACAGG contains:
- a CDS encoding acyl-CoA dehydrogenase family protein, which codes for MDTIFTTERVRPLLARVREFVETELIPLEVGFSHNKLTDLIPVLDQKRTLVKAVGLWGLHLSEQDGGHGLTLCEFGQISEALAHAPFFGHYVFGCQAPDIGNTELLHKFASSELKERYLKPLMAGEIRSCFSMTEPEFAGSNPTRMATLAVRDGDDYVINGRKWFTSSADGSTFAVVMAVTNPDAVPHQRASMIIVPTDTPGFTIERNIPVFGEAGEGWFSHAEVTYTNCRVPLSNVIAGEGMGFRLAQERLGPGRVHHCMRWVGNAEKAFDLMCKRAVSREIEDGVMLGEKQFIQDFISESRAEIDACRLYVLNTAHMIDTVGVSNVRDAVSAIKFYVANAFLRVLDRAIQVHGALGVTDDTVLSAMYRHERGARIWDGADEVHKQNMAISILKKYGLDIKQKARELRQFRQMMEREKMLNDL
- a CDS encoding 1-aminocyclopropane-1-carboxylate deaminase/D-cysteine desulfhydrase, whose product is MGELARQLAELVSNSPLEPLIDPFPESVAINLLLKRDDLLHPLVSGNKWRKLKYNLLAAREQGFTTLLTFGGAYSNHLFALAAAGKTFGFRTIGVVRGNELAGKPLNETLTFCQQSGMQLHFVSREAYRQKETPAFLAELTARIGPCYIVPEGGTNELAIKGTAEIILEITTQLGYAPDYVCCAVGTGGTVAGLAQSASAQTSVLGFVVLKVPDSLWLSTLFPPTARGCRVHDYHFGGYAKTTSDLLNFIRGFEQKTGVLLEQVYTGKMLYGIYDLARKGYFPAGATVVAVHTGGLQGRSAELDK
- a CDS encoding RluA family pseudouridine synthase translates to MLAETEDELPEDDELYEHHRIVVDKGQSPLRIDRFLMDRLQNATRTKLQAAIDAESVRVNDKPTKASYKIRPLDIITVSLAHPPRETDVKPENIPINIVFEDDDLLVINKVAGMVVHPAHGNWDGTLVNALVYHFQNLPTSRNGEIRPGLVHRIDKDTSGLMVIAKTEFAMTYLARQFFEHSIERTYNALTWGVPNPLNGTITGFIGRSIKDRKVQAIYDDESKGKWAITHYTTLEELGYVALVQCKLETGRTHQIRAHFKHVGNPLFNDAMYGGDRIQRGTPVGSYKAFVENAFKLLPRQALHAKSLGFTHPRTKEWLQFDSELPDDFQAALTKWRNKMASRAAGSND